In one Candidatus Delongbacteria bacterium genomic region, the following are encoded:
- a CDS encoding sulfatase-like hydrolase/transferase, giving the protein MNKNRVFKILYNLLFLLVIFQLSRLLFYLFNVDDEVNLIKYLSSAFNGLKFDISIVSYYGILLSVFEIMIVLKLPLKKIAVYFNLVLFQLFMIILFSDIVYFKFFSNHFSMKDLEYLFDIEVYTTVFTSFYSYFFTVIIFTIPLFYYKLLKRNYLDDFVYKEKILYLVMFLLLSGVFVIGARGGLDQSTLNWGAAYYSDDQFLNQTSHNSIFYFAKSIDQYLKDKKRNYKSINQKQISELRELYRVDNETFIQDSTLIREYIDSKEVKKYNVVFILLESWMNQYIGEYGGMKGITPYFDELSKESYNFLNFYSSAYRSGKGILATNTGFVPQSGNSVIKRMEAQKPFYSLSSIFKERGYSSIFVYGGDSDFDNMQGFLRVNGIDKFYDRFDFERKDDFGKWGVPDSVLFDKSIKLLDQMKEPFFAEIYTLSTHEPFDLPDERFNIYNENDSKDWKGINCNIYSDYYLGRFFEDIKKREYYKNTVFIITSDHGRKTVPYDLFDYNRFKIPFLIHCPNDSLFSSGYKSYKTGSQTDILPTLMSILGGSYNHSSFGRDLLNIDDNGFAYFIGGDFTGYAENDTITIIEKAGREFSMVQTFDKLEKIEVTNKLALDKIKLIKNGSSFLIDSKKFSNIEKY; this is encoded by the coding sequence TTGAACAAAAACAGAGTTTTCAAGATTTTGTACAATCTTTTATTTTTACTAGTCATATTCCAATTATCAAGGTTACTTTTTTATCTGTTTAATGTTGATGATGAAGTTAATCTGATTAAGTATCTTTCTTCTGCATTTAATGGTCTGAAATTTGATATTTCCATAGTCTCATATTATGGTATTTTGTTGTCAGTATTTGAAATTATGATAGTTCTTAAACTTCCATTAAAAAAAATAGCAGTATATTTTAATTTAGTATTGTTTCAGTTATTTATGATAATTCTGTTTTCCGATATTGTATATTTTAAATTTTTTTCCAATCATTTCAGTATGAAAGATTTGGAGTATCTTTTTGATATAGAGGTTTACACAACTGTTTTTACATCTTTTTACTCCTATTTCTTTACTGTGATTATTTTTACGATACCCTTATTTTATTATAAATTGCTTAAAAGAAATTATCTGGATGATTTTGTTTACAAAGAAAAAATCCTTTATCTAGTGATGTTTTTACTTTTATCGGGAGTTTTTGTAATAGGAGCAAGAGGAGGATTGGATCAGTCGACACTAAATTGGGGTGCTGCTTATTACAGTGATGATCAATTTCTAAATCAAACCTCCCATAATTCAATTTTTTACTTTGCTAAATCAATTGATCAGTATTTGAAAGACAAAAAAAGAAACTACAAATCTATCAATCAAAAACAGATTTCAGAATTAAGAGAATTGTATAGGGTAGATAATGAAACATTTATTCAAGATTCAACATTGATTAGAGAATATATTGATTCCAAAGAGGTTAAGAAATATAATGTTGTTTTTATTCTTCTGGAAAGCTGGATGAATCAATATATCGGAGAATATGGAGGAATGAAGGGGATTACTCCATATTTTGATGAGCTCTCAAAAGAATCTTATAACTTTTTGAATTTTTATTCCTCTGCATATCGATCAGGAAAAGGCATTCTGGCTACAAATACAGGGTTTGTTCCTCAATCTGGAAACAGTGTTATAAAAAGAATGGAGGCTCAAAAGCCTTTTTATTCATTATCAAGTATTTTTAAAGAGAGAGGGTATTCTTCGATTTTCGTTTATGGCGGAGATTCAGATTTTGATAATATGCAAGGGTTTTTAAGAGTAAATGGAATTGACAAGTTCTATGATAGGTTCGATTTTGAAAGAAAAGATGATTTTGGTAAGTGGGGTGTTCCAGATAGTGTTCTATTTGACAAATCTATCAAACTTCTAGATCAAATGAAGGAACCCTTTTTTGCTGAAATTTACACCTTGTCGACTCATGAACCTTTTGATCTTCCAGATGAGAGATTTAATATTTATAATGAAAATGATTCCAAAGACTGGAAAGGTATAAATTGTAATATTTATTCTGATTATTATCTAGGGCGATTTTTTGAAGATATTAAAAAGAGAGAATATTATAAAAATACAGTTTTTATTATAACTTCAGATCATGGAAGGAAGACAGTACCATACGATCTTTTTGATTACAATAGATTTAAAATTCCTTTTCTTATTCATTGTCCAAATGACTCCCTGTTCTCAAGTGGTTATAAATCCTATAAGACAGGATCTCAAACTGACATACTTCCAACTTTAATGTCTATTCTTGGAGGTAGTTATAATCATTCTTCTTTTGGAAGAGATTTATTAAATATTGACGATAATGGATTTGCATATTTTATTGGTGGTGATTTTACGGGATATGCAGAGAATGATACTATTACTATAATTGAAAAAGCAGGTAGAGAATTCTCTATGGTACAAACTTTTGA
- a CDS encoding D-tyrosyl-tRNA(Tyr) deacylase — MKILLQRVIKSEVKIDDRTYSSTERGLLLFIGFTHSDNLNTIDFLVNKVLNLRIFEDDNGKMNLSVMDKQGEIMLVSQFTLYGDTSRGRRPGFENSMKPEKASELFDKTVEYFKRSGLKIGTGVFGAEMQVSLVNDGPVTFLLEKEI; from the coding sequence TTGAAAATTCTACTACAGCGGGTAATAAAATCAGAAGTTAAGATTGACGATAGAACTTATAGCTCAACAGAAAGAGGTCTTCTGCTTTTTATTGGGTTTACACATAGCGATAACTTAAATACTATAGATTTTCTCGTAAATAAAGTATTGAACCTAAGAATTTTTGAAGATGACAATGGAAAGATGAATCTATCTGTAATGGACAAACAAGGGGAAATAATGCTTGTTTCTCAATTTACATTGTATGGTGACACATCAAGAGGCAGAAGACCAGGCTTTGAAAATTCAATGAAACCAGAAAAGGCTTCGGAACTTTTTGATAAGACAGTAGAGTATTTTAAAAGGAGTGGTCTTAAAATTGGAACTGGAGTTTTTGGTGCTGAAATGCAAGTCTCTTTAGTTAATGATGGACCTGTAACCTTCCTTCTGGAAAAGGAGATTTAA